The genomic stretch GCATTCGCCAATGCAGCGCGACAGGCGTCAAGCATCGCCGGTTGATGTTGTTGCAGGGCATCGATATACGCTGAGGCCTTGAACAGGAACATTCCACTGTTCCAAAAATATTGGCCGCTCGCCAGGTACGTCTGTGCTGTATCGGCATCCGGCTTTTCGACAAAGCGTTTCACCTTGCGCACGCCATCACCCGCTTCGGCTTGGATATAGCCATACCCGGTTTCAGGTGCGGTGGGCAGAATGCCGAATGTCACGAGCTGACCTTGCTCCGCTGCACGCGCTCCGTCGCGCAACGCATGTTGGAATGCGGCGACATCTGCAATGACGTGATCGGAAGGCAGCACCAACAACAACGGATCCGCACCATGCGACATGGCTTCCAACGAAGCAACGGCGATGGCAGGTGCGGTATTGCGCGCAGCGGGCTCAAGCAAGATCGTCGGACTGCTACAGCCCACCTCACGCAATTGCTCGGCCACCATGAATCGATGGTCTTCTCCGGCCACCACGATGGGGGGTGCGGTGGCGACGCCACTCACCCGATTCCAAGTCGCTTGGAGCATCGATTCTTGCCCGACAAGACTCAAGAATTGCTTGGGAAACCCTTCACGTGACAACGGCCACAATCGGGTTCCTGAGCCTCCGGAGAGGATGACTGGAATCATTGACACACCGATCTAAATAATTGATGCGCTCAGTATAGCTGGGCGTACGACGGCGCCCTACGCGCTAGCATCCAAGGCAGATTGGCGAGCGGCGCGCAAGGCGTCCAGCTTTTCTTTCAACTTGATTTCCAAGCCGCGTGTGACTGGCACGTAATACACGCGTTCTCCCATGGCGTCAGGAAAGCCCGACTGCGACAAGGCAACGCCACCTTCGACATCGTGGTCGTACTGATAGCCTTTGGAATAGCCCAAAGATTTCATTAACTTCGTAGGCGCGTTTCTCAAATGCATGGGCACATCCAAAGTACCGAGAGACTGTGCATCCGACACCGCCGATTTGTAAGCCACATAGCCGGCATTCGACTTGGCCGTGCTTGCAAGATAGATCACCACTTGCGCCAACGCCAATTCGCCTTCCGGTGAACCTAAACGGTCGTAGGCATCCCATGCATCTGTGGCCATCTGCAACGCGCGTGGATCGGCCAGGCCAATGTCTTCAACGGCCATGCGCGTCAATCGTCTTGCCAAATAGATTGGATCGCAGCCACCATCCAACATGCGCGCAAACCAATACAAGGCACCATCAGGATTGGAGCTACGTACGTTCTTATGCAGTGCCGAAATTTGATCGTGGAATTGCTCGCCACGCTTGTCGAATCGGCGGGTACGATCTGCGAGGACTTGCGCCAGGGTCGCCTCGGTAATCGTATTGCTTTCTTCTGATGCAATGGATGCGGCTATTTCTAGAAGCGTGAGTGCGCGACGCACGTCGCCATCCGATGCGACAGCGATGTCCGCGAGTCGATCTGCGGATACCTGAAGGGCGCTGTTGCCCAGGCCATGTGTCGTGTCTGCCAAGGCCTGCTCAAGCGCCGTGACAATATCTTCGACGGCGAGTGTTTCCATGACATGCACTCTGCATCTGGACAACAATGCAGAATTGAGCTCGAACGAAGGGTTCTCAGTCGTTGCGCCAACAAACGTGATGCTACCGCGCTCGATGAACGGCAAGAACGCATCTTGTTGGACCTTGTTGAAACGATGGACTTCATCTACGAACAACACAGTGCGGCGCCCGTTTTGAAAACGTGCCTCTGCTTCTTGTAGAACTTTACGGACTTCTGGCAAACCCGACATCACGGCAGATATCGAGACGAACTCGGCGTCTGCATACTGCGCGAGCAGCAAGGCCAAAGTGGTTTTGCCACAGCCGGGTGGACCCCACAACACCATCGAGTGGATACGCCCTGCTTCAATGGCGCGTCGGAGTGCGCTGCCCTCGCCCAGCAGTCGTTTTTGTCCGACCATGTCTGCCAATGCGCGCGGGCGCATGCGTTCCGCGAGCGGGCGTGCCTCGTCAGACATTGGAGAAAAAAGCGAATCAGGTTGCGTCATGCGATCACTATACAGCCGCACTGACGCAACCTCTTAGCCACTTTAGTTACGGTTGATCGTCCGTTCTAAGATCGTTGATGCTCGAAGATCCGGTACGAATACGCGCTTCAAAGTTACGCGTTTGCCAATTGCCGTCATTGATACTGACACCGTATTTTCCGCGCACGTAGTACTCATTCCGGGATGCAGGCTGTTGCTGATAGCTGATGTTTGTTTTCACCTGCACGCTTGAAACGCGTGATTGTCGGCGGATGTCTGCTTCGATGGCACGTTCAAGGGCATTGCGTGCCACGTTTGTCATGACGGTGCCTTGTGACCAATTGCCACCGGGCATGCCCCCGTTGCCTGAGGTGTATCGATAGTTGACGGTGCCCACGCGGTTGTAGTTATCGACAGTCGTGTCGAACTCGGCGGAATACGTACGATTCCCCCAGATGCTTTGCGCCAAACCGTTGACGGCTGTGCCGCCGCGAATGGGCGTGCTGCGGGCATTGATAATGCGTACGTCACTTAACCGGTTGTACTCGCCATTCGGGGGTCGCATTTGCGTGCGCAATGCACTTTCAATGGCGCGCTCTGTTTGATACGGAAGTCCGCTTTGACCGCCGCCATTGCCTGGATAGCCGTTCAAGGAGACCAAGCGGAACTCCGCGCGACACCCTTGCGTCACCGTGACATTGGCGACATTGATAAACATGGTTCGACCGTTGATGCAGGCGGCACTGCTGACTTGACGCACGAACTCGGCGCGATATCCATTGGGGATACTGCAGGTTTGTGAGCGACCGTTGGTCGAACCGCAGGTGCCGACATTGCCGTTGGGACCGTTTTGCTGGGTGTTCTGTCCACCCAGAATGGCGCCAATGATCTGTGCCCAGTCCACGCTTTGCGCGGATGCAGGAAGCGCCGAGAGTACACCTGACAGAAACACGCTAGTAGCGAGCCATTTGAATCGAGTATTCATTCCGACGCCCTCTTGGAAATTCGTTCGCGTTCTACTTATAGCCGTCGCCTGTGAGCGTCAAATCAACGCACGATGCCGGTGCGCGCTTCACTCGCCAACGACGTCAGTGCCTTTTGGCACAACAAACTTGAAGTTGCTTGCCGGCAGCGAAACGTTGCGCTCCCACTTTGCGAAGACCATCTTCGTGGTTTGTCCCAAGGCGTCTTTCAGATCGACCGCATACAACTGATTGTCCTTGAAACCGAGACGTGCACTTTCAATGTTGGCTTCACCTTTGTTCTTAGGTGTGAGCTCCAGCCACTCAATGCCGTTCTGCTTGGCGCCTTCGCGCACGTTGAACATGGCATCGAGTTTCTTGGGATCGGTGAGCACAGTGAGCGGGCTGTTTTGCTCTTCCGCACCCTGCGCACGTTTGGTGACTTGATTCAGATCGGGCTCGTGAATCCAAACAAATGTGCCATCCGCAATGATGAGCTGTTGATAGGGCTTCACGTATTCCCAGCGAAACAAATTCGGCTTCGACATAGAGACGCGACCCGAACTACTTGTCTTCAATCGACCTTTCGGATCGTAGACCTGCTGCGCAAAGCCACCGCGAACGGTTTTTAATCCTTGCGTGAACTGGTTGAGTTGCTCGCGCCCGCTTGCATAGGCTGCCATGGGCATCAACACGAATGCCACAGTGGCGGCGGTGAGTGCTTTCGTAAGCGTCATGCCTGTGCTCCGTTGAAACTGAGATCAAGTTTTACGGAAGCAAGCTGAATGCGGTTTCAAATGCGCATGCGAGCCTGAACGGCCGTTTCGGAAAGTTGCTTGCCTTAGCGCGTATCAATCACGCGGTGGCGGTGGCGCCAACACAGTGCGATCCCCATTATGTTCAGGCGGCGTCACGACGCCAGCGGCTTCCATCGCTTCGACCAATCGTGCGGCACGGTTGTAGCCAATCTTCAAGCGGCGTTGAACGCCTGAAATGGAGGCGCGTCGCGTTTCAGTAACGATGCGTACCGCTTCGTCGTACAGAGGGTCGCTTTCATCACCACCCGAGTTCGCTGCTTCCGGCAGTCCGCCCATGCCGACAGTGCTGCCGTCGTACATCGTCTGCACTTCTTCCAATACACCGTCGATGTAATCCGGCTGCGCCCCACCCGCCTTCAAGTGCTCGACCACGCGATGCACTTCTTCATCGCTTACAAACGCGCCGTGCACACGCTCAGGCAAAGAAGTACCTGGCGGCATATACAACATATCGCCGTGCCCCAACAGCGTTTCTGCACCCGATTGATCCAAGATGGTGCGGGAATCAATCTTGCTTGAAACTTGGAATGCGATGCGTGTGGGAATGTTTGCCTTAATCAAACCCGTGATGACGTCAACCGACGGGCGCTGCGTCGCCAAGATCAAATGGATACCCGCTGCCCGTGCCTTCTGCGCAAGACGTGCAATGAGTTCTTCGACCTTTTTGCCGACGATCATCATCATGTCGGCGAATTCGTCGATGAAAACCACGATATACGGCAGCGGTTCTAGTGCAGCAGGCGCTTCATCAGGCATGCCCGACGGTTTGAACAGCGGATCCATGATCGGCTGACCGGCATCGGCGGCGTCTTTCACTTTCTTGTTGAAGCCGGCCAAATTGCGGACGCCGACGGCGCTCATCAACTTGTAGCGGCGTTCCATTTCGCCGACGCACCAACGCAGTCCGTTGGCCGCTTCTTTCATGTCGGTGACAACAGGTGCCAGCAAATGCGGAATGCCTTGGTACACAGACAGTTCCAGCATCTTCGGGTCGATCATCAGCATGCGGACGTCTTTGGCACTGGCTTTGAATAACAAAGACAGCACCATGGCGTTCACTGCCACCGACTTACCTGAACCCGTTGTGCCTGCGACCAACAAGTGCGGCATGCGCGCAAGATCGGCGACGGTTGGATGTCCAGCGATGTCCTTGCCCAAGGCCAAGGTGAGGGGGCTACTGGCCTTGTCGTATTCCTTGGAACGCAGGAGCTCGCTCAGGTAAATCATTTCGCGACGGACGTTGGGAATTTCCAGGCCAATGACAGATTTACCTGGAATAACGTCCACCACGCGCACGGACTTCACCGAGAGGCCACGCGCGATGTCTTTGTCTAGCGACGCAATTTGGCTCACCTTGATGCCAGGTGCGGGCTCGATTTCGAAGCGCGTGATGACGGGGCCCGGATAGGCGCCCACAACCTGCGCATCAATGCGGAAGTCTTTCAGCTTGTATTCGATTTGACGCGAGAGGGTTTCAAGCGTTTCTTCGTCATAGCCCTTTGGCTGCGGCTTGGGATCGTCCAGCAAGGCCAGCGGTGGCACTGAGCCTGGATCACCGCCCGTGAACAGCGGAATCTGCTGGTCGCGTTTAGCACGCTCACTCTTTTCTACGATCGGTGCGGCCGGCGGTTCGATTTTGACTTTCTCGCGCTTGGCGCGAAGTTCCGTATCTTGCTTACGCGCTTCCTCGCGTACTTCGCGCATTTGCC from Lysobacter sp. HDW10 encodes the following:
- the lolA gene encoding outer membrane lipoprotein chaperone LolA, giving the protein MTLTKALTAATVAFVLMPMAAYASGREQLNQFTQGLKTVRGGFAQQVYDPKGRLKTSSSGRVSMSKPNLFRWEYVKPYQQLIIADGTFVWIHEPDLNQVTKRAQGAEEQNSPLTVLTDPKKLDAMFNVREGAKQNGIEWLELTPKNKGEANIESARLGFKDNQLYAVDLKDALGQTTKMVFAKWERNVSLPASNFKFVVPKGTDVVGE
- a CDS encoding DUF3011 domain-containing protein, whose amino-acid sequence is MNTRFKWLATSVFLSGVLSALPASAQSVDWAQIIGAILGGQNTQQNGPNGNVGTCGSTNGRSQTCSIPNGYRAEFVRQVSSAACINGRTMFINVANVTVTQGCRAEFRLVSLNGYPGNGGGQSGLPYQTERAIESALRTQMRPPNGEYNRLSDVRIINARSTPIRGGTAVNGLAQSIWGNRTYSAEFDTTVDNYNRVGTVNYRYTSGNGGMPGGNWSQGTVMTNVARNALERAIEADIRRQSRVSSVQVKTNISYQQQPASRNEYYVRGKYGVSINDGNWQTRNFEARIRTGSSSINDLRTDDQP
- a CDS encoding replication-associated recombination protein A translates to MSDEARPLAERMRPRALADMVGQKRLLGEGSALRRAIEAGRIHSMVLWGPPGCGKTTLALLLAQYADAEFVSISAVMSGLPEVRKVLQEAEARFQNGRRTVLFVDEVHRFNKVQQDAFLPFIERGSITFVGATTENPSFELNSALLSRCRVHVMETLAVEDIVTALEQALADTTHGLGNSALQVSADRLADIAVASDGDVRRALTLLEIAASIASEESNTITEATLAQVLADRTRRFDKRGEQFHDQISALHKNVRSSNPDGALYWFARMLDGGCDPIYLARRLTRMAVEDIGLADPRALQMATDAWDAYDRLGSPEGELALAQVVIYLASTAKSNAGYVAYKSAVSDAQSLGTLDVPMHLRNAPTKLMKSLGYSKGYQYDHDVEGGVALSQSGFPDAMGERVYYVPVTRGLEIKLKEKLDALRAARQSALDASA
- a CDS encoding DNA translocase FtsK — its product is MASRNPTRRKRPTPAPERVAAPPNPRRQKMMRDLSMIAIAPVLLYLFASLFTYSSADPGWSTGGSLGVTGELHNAGGRVGAYLSSILIFLFGYVAWFIPIALGAVCWLVLFKTDSDGDGEPDVGAAFRLIGIFAFIISAVGILHVRIGSVEHFSAQAGGILGELVGRSLTKGFGAVGSMLFLLTLLMVSLTLATGLSWFKVMDWIGGWVLKIPSLFRAKQLQAVQWQEARQMREVREEARKQDTELRAKREKVKIEPPAAPIVEKSERAKRDQQIPLFTGGDPGSVPPLALLDDPKPQPKGYDEETLETLSRQIEYKLKDFRIDAQVVGAYPGPVITRFEIEPAPGIKVSQIASLDKDIARGLSVKSVRVVDVIPGKSVIGLEIPNVRREMIYLSELLRSKEYDKASSPLTLALGKDIAGHPTVADLARMPHLLVAGTTGSGKSVAVNAMVLSLLFKASAKDVRMLMIDPKMLELSVYQGIPHLLAPVVTDMKEAANGLRWCVGEMERRYKLMSAVGVRNLAGFNKKVKDAADAGQPIMDPLFKPSGMPDEAPAALEPLPYIVVFIDEFADMMMIVGKKVEELIARLAQKARAAGIHLILATQRPSVDVITGLIKANIPTRIAFQVSSKIDSRTILDQSGAETLLGHGDMLYMPPGTSLPERVHGAFVSDEEVHRVVEHLKAGGAQPDYIDGVLEEVQTMYDGSTVGMGGLPEAANSGGDESDPLYDEAVRIVTETRRASISGVQRRLKIGYNRAARLVEAMEAAGVVTPPEHNGDRTVLAPPPPRD